From the genome of Clavelina lepadiformis chromosome 2, kaClaLepa1.1, whole genome shotgun sequence:
TCATGACACACATTTCTTCTTCCCATTACAAACGTTTGCACTTTTATCAGCGAgcagagagagagagagagagagagagagagagataacagagaaaatcACCAGAACAAGCCTCAGCCAGACTTCTATTATGTCAACGTTCACATTCTCTTAGACATTATTAAAAAGTTATTGATGGTCATTTGAACTTCATGAAATAATCATTTGTGAGCGTATTGGTTGTTATGTTTTgcccaaagagatttaaacacatgagtagaaacttctcttttgcgcatgacgtcatgtttgtttcttttattctcttggagcatattctactttctccacggtcacggttcactacataacaataaacatgcagacgacgacgatgattttcagatctgtttgctgctggaacagattagtcttattattagGGTGCAGTTATTGGGATCCATTgggtgttaattttaattgaaattaattattgaaatcaggtgagagttttaggttcagcaattaacttagtttcagttccttgaactgataatgctgctgttttgtatcaaggcatggcttagcctacttgagttgcgcgggaagattttttcgttcaccacatttaTCTTCGACCAGGCAATTAGCAACTAAACTCATTACTCATTAGCATAGGCCTTATGTTGCAGGTGTTGTGTCATTAAAATAGGCTACTGAAAGTCTGATTTCAGATCTTGTTATTGtggtgcagttgttgggatctaATGGATGTCAACTtgaagttaattattgaaatagattGTGACCCAGAAGACGATGCAGCAAACTTCATGTAAGATACGATATGCCTATTAATCAATTAGCCAACTGCTGTTGAGCTTGTCCTGTATGGCGGTCACCCAGAGTGTACGTtctcgccaatttataataaacagccaagcaaaacaacaaattaatgtaaGTCGTAACGAGTATTTGAAGTAATACTGTACTGATATATTGATGTCATTTAATctgataatgaaaatatttatttgcagatgtggacaatgtttgcataactgcacaagtaatgaaactttgctggctcatcaaaaaactgctcacggtatatttgtttgaaacttatttcattttgagcTCTATCATTGGCAGATTccgattaaaaaaatcaaacaaacttaattttacactTGTCTTGCAGAATCTTCTTGCAATAATGTTACAAGAGAAAAGCTGATGGAATGGTGGGAAACAGTGGGTGGCGTTAAAACAGATCTAACTGCAGATGCggttaactattttatgaaGCTATTTTCTTCGTACAGTTCACCGGATGAACTGTTTACCGGACTGAACCGGATATTAACGtaaacttcacaaaaacacacgACACAAAAAGACTGAGTTATATGCATTGTGTAGGTGCATCACATTACATTTGTAGCTTCATTAGAATAGTTATAAGTAACATATTCTGGATTACCAGCTTTGTAATCGGTATGATACCTGCTTTAACAATGGCTGTCATGTCATCTGACATAATTTTATCTACCTCCACTTGCACCGTATCATCAGCTAACAGAGTCGAAACCTTAGCTTCTAATTCTCTAATGCTAATAAAGAATTACTTCATAACAACAAGACTATCTTAAATAAtactgttttatttctatCTTCTGGCATTGCTCAATCTACATATAGTTAAGTGTAAAAAGCACAGCTACTGACCCTGACAATCTTGCGAATGAGACTATTACTAGTAAATTTAATGAAGTTCTGCATCAAACCATCTCATGGAAAACAAACACTGCATCAAACGCTAGATATGCCATTACATTAAATATCTTTCCTCAATACACTAGTTACACTGCATGTAAGTCTATGtagaacaaattttacttaaaacaatgtcagatctttcaaaatgcacttcacacattttcacagcatctcgagcaaatagattttttatgtgCTCGTCGCTTCTGCAAGCCAGCACGATACACTCCAACCTTTCTGCCCAGCTTTCCTTCtccttttttacaaattttctcgaAGGTATCTTAAACAGAGTCACGGCAGGTGACCTGTTGTTGCACATTGGTAAACAGCACAAATTTGCCATTATTTCAGACTATTTAGCTTATTTCAATAACTTAAAGCCTGCAACATAAGACCTGTACTATTGAGTCTTaatctgtaaagtttttattctgcGCGTGGAGCGAAATTTTATGCgcagatgaaacaatacaatatgactcggtcta
Proteins encoded in this window:
- the LOC143444922 gene encoding uncharacterized protein LOC143444922, translated to MDVNLKLIIEIDCDPEDDAANFICGQCLHNCTSNETLLAHQKTAHESSCNNVTREKLMEWWETVGGVKTDLTADAVNYFMKLFSSYSSPDELFTGLNRILT